The window TCGGGGTCCGCGGGCGGCTCTCCCGCGCCgacgctgctgctggggctccgcTTCGCGCAGGGCTCCCCGCCGAGAAGCTCCTCCGCGGGCAGGCTGGGcagcggcggcgacggcggcggcagCCAAGCGCCCTCGGCgacggcgcggcccggcgccacGCACAGGTTGTAGGAGTAGGGCAAGGTGCCCTCGCAGAAGTCGGCCGGGAAGGCGGCGCCGGCCACGGAGAAGCGCTGCGCGCCCAGGCAGCGCAGgacggcgggcggcccggcccggcgcaccCGCGCCAGCACGGCCAGCGCCACGCTCAGCAGGAACAGAGCGGAGAGGAGCGCCAGCGCCAGCACCAGGTAGAACTGCAGCTCCGCCGGCgaggcggcgcccgccgcccgctcgctCAGCTCCGGCAGCGCCTCCTGCAAGCTCTCGGCCAGCACCACGTGCAGCGTGGCCGTGGCCGACAGCGCCGGCTGCCCGTggtccttcaccaccaccaccagccgcTGCTTCGCCGCGTCCCTCTCCGACACGGCCCGCGCCGTCCGCACCTCGCCGCTGTGCAGCCCCACGCGGAACAGCGCCGGCTCCGGCGCCTGCACCAGCTCGTACGACAGCCACGCGTTGCGCCCCGCGTCCGCGTCCACCGCCACCACCTTGGCCACCACGTACCCGGCCTCGGCCGACCGCGGCACCACCTCgaacggggccggggccgcggccgcggccggggccgctcccgcgcccgccgccgcacccgccgccggccACAGCACCCGCGGCGCGTTGTCGTTGCGGTCCAGCACGAAGACGCGCACCGTCGCCGTCGAGCTCCGCGCCGGCGCCCCGCCGTCCTGCGCCCGCACCGCCACCGCGAACTCGCGGCACTGCTCGTAGTCGAAGGAGCGCTGCGCGTAcaccgcgccgctccgcgcctccaCCGACACGTACGGCGCCaagcccgcgctgccgcccgccagcCAGTAGCTCACGCGCCCGTTGGCGCCCGCGTCCGCGTCCCGCGCGCGCACGCGCAGCACCGGCGCGCCCGCCGCGTTGTTCTCCGCCACGTAGGCGCTGTAGGCGGCCTCCTCGAAcaccggcgcgttgtcgttcacgtccgACACCTCCAGCACCAGCGCCGCGCGGCTGGAGAGCGCCGGGCTGCCCCGGTCCCTGGCCACCACCGTCACCCGGTGCTCGGGCGCCTGCTCCCGGTCCAGCGCGCTCGCCGTCACCACCTTGTACGAGCCGCCCGACGACGCCACCATCGACAGCGGCGCCTCGCCCGACAGCTCGCACGACACCTGACCGTTCTCCCCGGAGTCCGGGTCGTTCACGTT is drawn from Mycteria americana isolate JAX WOST 10 ecotype Jacksonville Zoo and Gardens chromosome 8, USCA_MyAme_1.0, whole genome shotgun sequence and contains these coding sequences:
- the LOC142413708 gene encoding protocadherin gamma-B5-like, which encodes MASRQRPSRRRASGRVLLPALLLCLCCRAAPERIRYAIPEELGRGSLVGPLARDLGLSPADLPARKLRLASTANRQLKYFALSGETGNLYVSERLDREEMCGESASCSVSFEALVQNPLNVFHVEVAIQDVNDNSPAFSKAALDLEINEFTSPGARFALEMARDADVGSNSLLTYELTSNPSFTLTVKESAGGSKQPELVLERALDREKQSSFELVLTAADGGDPVRSGTVQIRVNVTDANDNAPVFSKSVYEARVRENLPAGSLVLRVQATDADAGSNGRVSYSFGNVPDGVRALFSVESDSGEVRTAGPLDFEEKSNYRLSLEARDGGGLTGHCEVQIDLTDENDNAPEITMLSVSSPVPEDAPAGTVVALLNVNDPDSGENGQVSCELSGEAPLSMVASSGGSYKVVTASALDREQAPEHRVTVVARDRGSPALSSRAALVLEVSDVNDNAPVFEEAAYSAYVAENNAAGAPVLRVRARDADAGANGRVSYWLAGGSAGLAPYVSVEARSGAVYAQRSFDYEQCREFAVAVRAQDGGAPARSSTATVRVFVLDRNDNAPRVLWPAAGAAAGAGAAPAAAAAPAPFEVVPRSAEAGYVVAKVVAVDADAGRNAWLSYELVQAPEPALFRVGLHSGEVRTARAVSERDAAKQRLVVVVKDHGQPALSATATLHVVLAESLQEALPELSERAAGAASPAELQFYLVLALALLSALFLLSVALAVLARVRRAGPPAVLRCLGAQRFSVAGAAFPADFCEGTLPYSYNLCVAPGRAVAEGAWLPPPSPPLPSLPAEELLGGEPCAKRSPSSSVGAGEPPADPDAPQVCKPALSRCFP